Proteins from a single region of Labeo rohita strain BAU-BD-2019 unplaced genomic scaffold, IGBB_LRoh.1.0 scaffold_88, whole genome shotgun sequence:
- the LOC127162302 gene encoding LOW QUALITY PROTEIN: alpha-2,8-sialyltransferase 8F-like (The sequence of the model RefSeq protein was modified relative to this genomic sequence to represent the inferred CDS: deleted 1 base in 1 codon), translating to NERIKDFSLCFRFNLAYVNDSDVGLKTDLITINPSQIQREFKNLQNNPDPLVKRVSVYGNASLAMPAFAYTFCTALSVSVLKVLHPVRPQHPVVFFSPTYLRTLDHFWKGRGLKEVRLSSGFILISTALELCENVHVYGFWPFGNDLQDNPVPYHYYDQLGPHLYMHAMPEEFVQLLQLHSKGALTLHLQPCSSDNF from the exons AATGAACGAATCAAagatttttctctctgtttcagGTTTAATTTGGCTTACGTTAATGACAGTGATGTTGGACTGAAGACAGATCTGATAACCATCAACCCCAGTCAGATTCAGAGAGA ATtcaaaaaccttcagaataatCCAGATCCGTTGGTGAAGCGGGTCAGTGTGTACGGGAACGCCTCC CTCGCTATGCCCGCCTTTGCCTACACCTTCTGCACTGCACTGTCAGTCAGCGTTCTCAAAGTCCTTCATCCAGTCAGACCTCAACATCCGGTGGTGTTCTTCAGCCCCACTTACCTGCGGACATTGGACCATTTCTGGAAGGGGCGTGGCCTGAAGGAGGTCCGCCTTTCCAGTGGGTTTATTCTAATTAGCACGGCGCTGGAGCTGTGTGAGAACGTGCACGTGTACGGATTTTGGCCGTTCGGCAACGACCTGCAGGACAATCCCGTTCCGTACCATTATTACGACCAGTTGGGTCCGCACCTCTACATGCACGCGATGCCGGAGGAGTTTGTACAGCTTCTGCAGCTCCACAGCAAGGGGGCGCTGACACTGCACCTGCAGCCCTGCTCCTCAGACAACTTCTGA